In Thermodesulfobacteriota bacterium, a single genomic region encodes these proteins:
- the egtB gene encoding ergothioneine biosynthesis protein EgtB: MEAKVKSRESNHEKSKGDNARPGGLSRDFLRERFKTVREFSHTLAEPLEIEDYVIQSMPDVSPTKWHLAHTSWFFETFVLSKAVKRYKSPSPQYAYLFNSYYVQAGERHLRPKRGLISRPTVEETYHYRNYVDEHMVAFMDDADEREWNEFSPVIEIGIHHEQQHQELIVTDIKHVFSENPLRPAYKAENHKNGKTARTAPPAKWIAYDGGVHPIGHPGKGFGYDNEYPRHKVYLEPFSLQSRLVTNGEYFGFIEDGGYETPELWLSEGWTAVESRGWKAPFYWERKNGKWAHFTLSGMRSVDPEEPVCHVSYFEADAYARWAGARLPTEAEWEVASDGVPVEGNFAESLSFRPGAAETDKNKQSIQQMYGDVWEWTQSPYTSYPGFKTLPGALGEYNGKFMCNQFVLRGGSCATPKSHIRNTYRNFFPPDARWQFMGIRLAKDRT, encoded by the coding sequence ATGGAAGCCAAGGTTAAATCCCGTGAAAGCAATCATGAGAAAAGCAAAGGCGATAATGCAAGGCCCGGCGGACTTTCGAGGGATTTTTTAAGAGAAAGATTTAAAACGGTCAGGGAATTTTCCCACACGCTTGCCGAGCCCCTCGAGATAGAAGATTACGTCATACAATCCATGCCGGACGTCAGCCCCACCAAATGGCATCTCGCGCACACGAGCTGGTTCTTCGAGACATTCGTCTTATCAAAGGCCGTCAAAAGATACAAATCGCCGAGCCCCCAATACGCATACCTCTTTAACTCCTACTACGTTCAGGCGGGAGAGAGACACCTCAGGCCCAAAAGGGGACTTATTTCGAGACCGACAGTCGAAGAGACCTATCACTACCGGAACTATGTCGACGAACATATGGTCGCTTTCATGGACGATGCGGACGAGAGGGAGTGGAATGAATTCTCTCCTGTCATCGAGATCGGAATACACCACGAGCAGCAGCACCAGGAATTGATAGTAACAGATATTAAACACGTATTTTCGGAGAACCCGCTCCGACCGGCGTACAAGGCGGAGAACCACAAAAACGGCAAGACCGCGAGAACGGCTCCTCCTGCGAAATGGATCGCATACGACGGCGGAGTGCATCCCATAGGGCACCCGGGAAAGGGGTTCGGGTACGACAACGAATACCCGCGGCACAAGGTTTACCTCGAGCCATTCAGTCTTCAGTCGCGTCTGGTCACGAACGGGGAATACTTCGGGTTCATAGAGGACGGCGGCTACGAGACCCCCGAGCTGTGGCTCTCCGAAGGCTGGACGGCCGTCGAATCGAGGGGCTGGAAAGCGCCTTTTTACTGGGAGCGGAAAAACGGGAAATGGGCTCATTTCACTCTATCCGGCATGAGGAGCGTTGACCCTGAAGAGCCCGTATGTCACGTATCTTATTTCGAGGCCGACGCCTACGCCAGGTGGGCGGGGGCGAGACTGCCGACGGAAGCCGAATGGGAGGTCGCTTCAGACGGCGTGCCTGTCGAAGGGAATTTCGCCGAGAGCCTGTCTTTCCGTCCTGGGGCGGCCGAGACCGATAAAAACAAACAATCTATCCAACAAATGTACGGCGACGTCTGGGAATGGACCCAGAGCCCCTACACGTCCTATCCCGGATTCAAAACGCTACCCGGAGCGCTCGGCGAGTATAACGGCAAGTTCATGTGCAACCAGTTTGTACTTAGAGGCGGTTCGTGCGCCACGCCGAAGTCTCACATCAGAAATACGTACAGGAATTTTTTTCCTCCTGACGCGAGATGGCAGTTTATGGGCATAAGGCTCGCGAAGGACCGTACATAG